A single region of the Corallococcus caeni genome encodes:
- a CDS encoding fibril protein yields MSLFRFIPAAVLLLTACASPGTSMQEVMRRTEPLMPKRPDPLTYGTRPENPVRVGWGDKGVMAYFKLLRGPQGQPVAWRRMGDCCEFTQVDGQGQGQGKLSIFEVTYDGLDTPVVLYVDAFTGGNVYAPWGFSLEGQGDSPPVPGTEPEVIDL; encoded by the coding sequence ATGTCCCTGTTCCGTTTCATCCCCGCCGCGGTGCTGCTCCTGACGGCGTGCGCTTCCCCGGGCACGTCCATGCAGGAGGTGATGCGCCGCACCGAGCCCCTGATGCCGAAGCGGCCGGATCCGCTGACCTACGGCACCCGGCCGGAGAACCCGGTGCGGGTGGGCTGGGGCGACAAGGGCGTGATGGCGTACTTCAAGCTGCTGCGCGGCCCGCAGGGTCAGCCGGTGGCGTGGCGCCGCATGGGGGACTGCTGCGAGTTCACCCAGGTGGATGGCCAGGGCCAGGGCCAGGGGAAGCTGTCCATCTTCGAGGTGACGTACGACGGGCTGGACACGCCCGTGGTGCTCTACGTGGACGCCTTCACGGGCGGCAACGTGTACGCGCCCTGGGGCTTCTCGCTGGAGGGCCAGGGGGACTCACCGCCCGTGCCCGGCACGGAGCCGGAGGTCATCGACCTCTGA